One region of Niallia sp. Man26 genomic DNA includes:
- the hisJ gene encoding histidinol-phosphatase HisJ codes for MYKRDGHIHTPYCPHGTKDGLKEYIKRAIDLGFKEITFTEHAPLPKGFEDAAPTKDSSMTMEQLPSYVEDVLEVKAEFSRELIINLGLEIDYIEGYENGTMEFLLEWGKFLDDSVLSVHFLKNPHGKYDCLDYSPEIFASMIEKYGHVDCIYECYFQTLSKSILADLGPFKPKRIGHMTLVHKFQKQFPPVQDFSLAIKEILHLVKQKELELDYNAAGLFKPLCEETYPPIWAIEEAVRLQIPLIYGSDAHQAKDLGQGQHLLIGNG; via the coding sequence ATGTACAAAAGAGATGGTCATATTCATACACCATATTGTCCGCATGGGACAAAGGACGGATTAAAAGAATACATAAAAAGAGCTATAGACCTAGGATTTAAAGAGATAACGTTCACGGAACATGCCCCGTTACCGAAGGGGTTTGAGGATGCAGCCCCGACAAAAGACAGCAGCATGACAATGGAGCAGCTGCCTTCTTATGTCGAAGATGTCTTAGAAGTAAAGGCGGAATTCAGCAGGGAACTGATCATTAATCTTGGTCTAGAGATTGATTATATTGAAGGCTATGAGAATGGAACGATGGAGTTCTTGCTAGAGTGGGGGAAATTTTTAGATGACAGTGTATTGAGTGTGCATTTTTTAAAAAATCCACACGGAAAATATGATTGCCTTGATTACAGCCCCGAAATATTTGCTAGTATGATTGAGAAATATGGACATGTTGATTGTATCTATGAATGCTATTTCCAAACACTCTCTAAATCGATATTAGCTGATTTAGGTCCATTTAAACCGAAAAGAATCGGACATATGACGCTTGTCCATAAGTTTCAAAAGCAATTCCCTCCGGTTCAGGATTTTTCACTTGCTATAAAGGAAATACTTCATCTTGTGAAACAAAAGGAGCTTGAGCTGGATTATAATGCAGCAGGATTATTTAAGCCATTATGCGAGGAGACATACCCTCCCATTTGGGCGATAGAGGAAGCAGTGCGTCTGCAAATCCCGCTTATATATGGATCAGATGCCCACCAAGCCAAGGATTTAGGACAAGGGCAACATCTATTAATTGGGAACGGCTAA
- the refZ gene encoding forespore capture DNA-binding protein RefZ produces MKRNSKEAIVESAITLFNRKGYNGTSIRDIAGHANVNIANISYYFNGKNGLLEYCFTNYFENYMAVLEEVCRHNYSSMSEKLKTVVKEIIEFQWKNLQLTRFVLREVSIDSQVVREILSTYYVKERYYLSSILESGIEKKEFKKQSVPYSIIQLKSFLSMPFLNASYIQEVLHIYLNEPYFIKKYLEEIDKWIDEVICFPQRLAVPN; encoded by the coding sequence GTGAAAAGAAATTCAAAGGAAGCAATAGTCGAATCTGCGATTACATTATTCAACAGAAAAGGCTACAATGGTACATCTATCAGAGACATCGCAGGCCATGCCAATGTAAATATTGCAAATATTTCCTACTACTTTAATGGTAAGAATGGTTTGCTTGAGTATTGCTTCACTAATTATTTTGAGAATTATATGGCTGTCCTGGAGGAGGTTTGCCGCCATAATTATAGCAGCATGTCGGAAAAGCTGAAAACAGTCGTAAAAGAAATCATTGAATTTCAATGGAAGAATTTACAGTTAACAAGGTTCGTACTCCGAGAAGTATCTATTGATTCCCAAGTTGTCAGGGAAATATTGTCTACTTATTATGTAAAGGAACGCTATTATTTATCAAGCATTTTGGAAAGTGGCATAGAAAAAAAGGAATTTAAAAAACAATCTGTTCCATACAGCATCATTCAGTTAAAAAGCTTCCTTTCTATGCCTTTTCTAAATGCATCGTATATTCAAGAGGTTCTTCATATTTATTTAAATGAACCATATTTCATCAAAAAATACCTAGAGGAAATCGATAAATGGATTGATGAAGTAATTTGCTTTCCGCAGCGCTTAGCCGTTCCCAATTAA
- a CDS encoding GAF domain-containing protein has protein sequence MFNVETYKGNREQQYELVIKQLKALLEGESNTIANLSNAAALLNQFLDRVNWVGFYLTEDNKELVLGPFQGLPACVRIPFGRGVCGTSAEKKETVLVEDVHQFPGHIACDAASQSEIVVPLVKEDGTLLGVLDIDSPEKSRFDETDKKYLELFVSALMDFVN, from the coding sequence TTGTTTAACGTCGAAACATACAAAGGCAATCGAGAACAGCAATACGAATTGGTAATTAAACAGCTGAAAGCTCTTCTTGAAGGCGAATCAAATACAATTGCAAACTTATCAAATGCAGCTGCTCTTTTGAATCAATTTTTGGATCGTGTCAATTGGGTAGGCTTTTATTTAACAGAGGATAATAAGGAGCTTGTACTCGGCCCGTTCCAAGGTTTGCCTGCATGTGTCCGTATTCCTTTCGGAAGAGGTGTTTGCGGAACTTCTGCCGAGAAGAAGGAGACAGTATTAGTGGAAGATGTCCATCAATTCCCGGGACATATTGCTTGTGATGCTGCTTCCCAATCAGAAATTGTCGTGCCATTGGTGAAAGAAGACGGCACATTATTAGGTGTTCTCGATATTGATTCACCTGAAAAATCCCGCTTTGATGAAACAGACAAGAAGTATTTAGAATTATTTGTTTCTGCCCTAATGGATTTTGTGAATTAA
- a CDS encoding IS3 family transposase (programmed frameshift) produces the protein MAKYTSEEKLQAALRYLEGKESSHEIAKTIGTDHKAILKWAKQYEYNGVEAFIKRYTNYSAQFKLDVLNYMIEHGTSFIETAAIFNIATPSTLRSWNKQLETKGFDALQSKKKGRPSMKKETNKQPKQTPVEGSTEALQARIKQLEMENEYFKKVECLSSSQGNITKKDKVKVIYELRHKYSVKALAKFAQIPRSTYYDLVKKLDRPDLDAELKTEIQAIYNEHEGRYGYRRIRDELANRGRKVNHKKVQRIMKTLGLKCIVRMKKYKSYKGTVGKIASNILDRKFTVEVPNTKWVTDISELKLFGEKLYLSPVLDLFNGEIITYTIGHRPTYSLVSEMLEKALEKLPEEHQLLMHSDKGWHYQMKQYRHALASRGIVQSMSRKGNCYDDSVMENFFGILKSEFLYLKEFESMEHFKLELENYITYYNTKRMKAKLKMSPIQYRTHFIQAA, from the exons ATGGCAAAATATACATCAGAGGAAAAATTACAAGCAGCACTACGGTACTTAGAAGGCAAAGAAAGCTCACATGAAATTGCTAAAACTATTGGAACAGACCATAAAGCAATTCTTAAATGGGCGAAACAATATGAGTATAACGGTGTAGAAGCTTTTATTAAACGGTATACAAATTATTCAGCACAGTTTAAACTAGACGTACTAAATTACATGATTGAACATGGTACGTCCTTTATCGAAACTGCGGCTATATTTAATATAGCTACTCCATCTACACTTCGAAGTTGGAACAAACAACTTGAAACAAAAGGATTCGATGCCCTTCAATCAAAGAAAAAGGGGCGTCCATCCATGAAAAAAGAAACGAATAAACAACCAAAACAAACACCAGTAGAAGGGTCAACAGAAGCACTTCAAGCACGTATTAAGCAACTTGAAATGGAAAACGAGTATT TTAAAAAAGTTGAATGCCTTAGTTCAAGCCAAGGAAACATCACCAAAAAAGACAAAGTAAAGGTCATCTATGAATTAAGGCATAAATACTCGGTGAAGGCACTTGCCAAATTTGCACAGATTCCACGTAGTACGTACTATGACTTAGTGAAGAAATTAGATCGACCCGATCTAGATGCCGAGTTAAAAACCGAGATTCAAGCGATTTACAACGAACATGAGGGTCGTTATGGGTACCGACGAATTCGTGATGAACTCGCAAATCGTGGGCGAAAAGTGAATCATAAAAAAGTTCAACGCATCATGAAAACCCTTGGTTTAAAGTGCATAGTCAGAATGAAAAAGTATAAATCATATAAAGGGACAGTCGGTAAAATCGCATCTAATATTTTAGACCGTAAGTTTACAGTTGAAGTCCCTAATACGAAGTGGGTAACCGATATTTCAGAGCTTAAATTATTTGGTGAAAAGCTCTATTTATCACCTGTTTTAGACTTATTTAATGGGGAAATAATTACATACACAATTGGTCATAGACCCACGTATTCCCTTGTTTCAGAAATGTTGGAGAAAGCATTAGAAAAGTTACCAGAGGAACACCAATTACTGATGCATTCCGATAAAGGGTGGCATTATCAAATGAAACAATATCGTCACGCACTTGCATCAAGAGGCATTGTGCAAAGTATGTCTCGTAAAGGAAACTGTTACGACGACTCAGTTATGGAGAATTTCTTTGGAATTCTTAAATCGGAATTCCTCTACTTAAAGGAATTTGAAAGTATGGAACATTTTAAATTGGAACTTGAAAATTACATAACGTATTACAACACAAAACGCATGAAGGCAAAATTAAAAATGAGTCCGATACAATACCGAACTCATTTTATACAAGCTGCCTGA
- a CDS encoding sensor domain-containing diguanylate cyclase, with the protein MDMLDHQSIVKLKSRFFDLFDIESKSFNYEIILREMLYIIKNFLHAAEVTYYSANEWNDEWAVEASTNPTVAASILPYTVDIKNRLLTRAVSKKPIGIDELEEYDLLIPLKNKDGFYNFFVVRLNESEQSKSLGDDCLYKLISEEFSYYIIKVQNLLEVVAEEKRYKKLFKVTEKFHSSMNTEGVLRAIINTLKDIYPSLGYYLLLSHDNNTHGDLLIKDLEYDSSNLAAMEAYVTGEIQFEYLQEGRNSILYAPLKGKQGVYGVLQVIAENSVKFPKKEVEFISLLANTAGGALENAQLYQQSKKLVSDLQLINEASHRLNANLRLNEMMTYMSNRISTSFEAEEVGFILFSAESNTVTVLNGSTDFFCSKAAESYIQYFKEKIKQEKDSLFLGDFSMPAEEDAVFKSIMAVPMMQTGILKGFSIVMHQKPYHFSFDTFKLLQSLIHHSTLALTNSMLREELEKMVVTDHLTKLYSRSFLDEKLERSLVEDAEGTFILIDIDNFKAVNDTYGHQVGDEIIIQVANIILENIRATDIGARWGGEELAIYLPRVPLQVGVAIAERLVEKVRKSSAPPVTISCGVSYWMRHKKENYHALFKRADKALYIAKETGKDRVIVQDAFLQK; encoded by the coding sequence ATGGATATGCTTGACCACCAATCAATAGTAAAGCTAAAAAGTCGTTTCTTTGATCTCTTTGATATAGAAAGTAAAAGCTTTAATTACGAAATAATTCTGCGAGAAATGCTTTATATTATTAAAAATTTTTTGCATGCTGCAGAAGTGACTTACTATAGTGCTAATGAGTGGAACGATGAATGGGCTGTGGAGGCGTCAACAAACCCAACAGTTGCAGCATCCATCCTTCCGTATACAGTAGATATAAAAAACAGGCTGCTGACAAGAGCAGTCAGCAAAAAGCCAATTGGTATTGATGAATTAGAAGAATATGATTTGTTAATTCCTTTAAAAAATAAAGATGGCTTTTATAATTTTTTTGTTGTGAGATTAAATGAATCCGAACAAAGCAAATCACTTGGTGATGACTGTCTGTATAAGCTGATAAGTGAAGAATTTAGTTACTATATAATAAAGGTTCAAAATTTACTGGAAGTGGTTGCAGAGGAGAAAAGATATAAAAAACTCTTCAAGGTAACCGAAAAATTCCACTCCTCCATGAATACAGAAGGGGTTTTGCGGGCGATTATCAATACTTTAAAGGATATCTATCCATCGCTCGGCTATTATCTGTTATTGTCTCATGATAATAACACACATGGAGATCTGCTCATTAAGGATTTGGAATATGACAGCTCAAACCTTGCTGCGATGGAAGCCTACGTAACTGGTGAGATTCAGTTTGAGTATCTTCAAGAGGGCAGAAATTCGATACTATATGCTCCTTTGAAAGGAAAGCAAGGGGTATACGGTGTTTTGCAAGTAATTGCTGAAAACTCGGTTAAGTTCCCTAAAAAAGAAGTAGAGTTCATTTCTCTGCTTGCTAATACTGCGGGTGGTGCACTTGAAAACGCACAGCTGTATCAGCAGTCGAAAAAACTGGTGTCTGATCTTCAGCTTATTAATGAAGCGTCCCATCGGTTAAACGCTAATCTAAGGCTTAATGAAATGATGACATATATGTCGAATCGAATATCAACAAGCTTTGAGGCTGAAGAGGTAGGATTTATTTTATTTTCTGCTGAATCAAATACAGTGACTGTCTTAAACGGAAGCACGGACTTTTTCTGCTCAAAAGCTGCTGAAAGTTATATCCAGTATTTTAAAGAAAAGATTAAACAAGAAAAAGACTCTTTGTTTTTAGGAGATTTCAGTATGCCTGCCGAAGAGGATGCTGTTTTCAAATCGATTATGGCAGTGCCGATGATGCAAACAGGCATTTTAAAAGGTTTTTCTATCGTGATGCATCAAAAGCCGTATCATTTTTCATTTGATACTTTTAAGCTGCTGCAATCACTTATCCATCATTCTACATTAGCACTGACTAATTCTATGCTTAGAGAAGAGCTAGAAAAGATGGTCGTCACAGATCATCTAACAAAACTCTATTCCAGAAGCTTCTTAGATGAAAAGTTAGAAAGGTCCCTTGTAGAGGATGCAGAAGGTACATTCATTCTCATTGATATTGATAACTTTAAAGCAGTTAATGATACGTATGGACATCAAGTCGGTGACGAAATTATTATTCAGGTTGCTAATATCATCTTAGAAAACATTCGAGCGACAGATATTGGAGCAAGATGGGGCGGTGAGGAGCTCGCAATCTACTTGCCAAGAGTTCCGCTCCAAGTAGGGGTTGCTATTGCAGAAAGACTTGTGGAAAAAGTCAGGAAAAGCTCTGCCCCGCCTGTGACTATTTCCTGCGGGGTCTCCTATTGGATGAGACATAAGAAGGAGAATTACCATGCACTCTTTAAGCGTGCAGACAAAGCGCTGTATATTGCTAAGGAAACAGGGAAGGACCGAGTCATCGTCCAGGACGCATTCTTGCAAAAATAA
- the rpsD gene encoding 30S ribosomal protein S4 translates to MARYTGPSWKLSRRLGISLSGTGKELDKRPYAPGQHGPNQRKKLSEYGLQLQEKQKLRHMYGVNERQFRNLFDIAGKMKGKHGENFMALLESRLDNVVYRLGLARTRRQARQLVNHGHVIVDGGRVDIPSYRLKAGQTITLREKSRNLDIVKEAVEVNNFVPDFLTFDADKLEGTFTRLPERSELPAEINEALIVEFYSR, encoded by the coding sequence ATGGCTCGTTATACAGGTCCAAGTTGGAAACTTTCTCGTCGTCTTGGAATTTCTTTAAGCGGTACTGGCAAAGAGTTAGATAAACGCCCTTACGCTCCAGGACAACATGGTCCAAACCAACGCAAAAAATTATCAGAATACGGTTTACAATTACAGGAAAAGCAAAAATTACGTCATATGTATGGTGTAAATGAGCGTCAATTCCGTAATTTATTCGATATTGCTGGCAAAATGAAAGGTAAACACGGTGAAAACTTCATGGCGCTTCTAGAATCTCGCCTTGATAACGTTGTTTATCGTTTAGGTCTTGCTCGTACACGTCGTCAAGCACGTCAGCTTGTTAACCACGGTCACGTTATCGTTGATGGTGGACGTGTTGATATCCCATCATACCGTCTAAAAGCAGGTCAAACAATCACATTGCGTGAAAAATCACGTAATCTTGATATTGTTAAAGAAGCAGTTGAAGTGAACAACTTCGTACCTGATTTCTTGACTTTCGATGCTGATAAATTAGAAGGTACATTCACTCGTTTACCAGAACGTTCTGAATTGCCAGCTGAAATTAACGAAGCTCTTATCGTTGAGTTCTACTCTCGTTAA
- a CDS encoding aspartyl-phosphate phosphatase Spo0E family protein, which yields MSIHLNEQIEMLRENMISTGMAKGFTSKETILLSKRLDNLMNLQMMIHKGEAAS from the coding sequence ATGAGTATTCATTTAAATGAACAAATTGAAATGCTGAGAGAGAATATGATTTCAACAGGAATGGCAAAGGGGTTCACTTCTAAAGAAACAATTTTACTTAGTAAGAGATTAGATAATTTAATGAATTTACAAATGATGATACATAAAGGAGAAGCAGCTTCTTGA
- a CDS encoding YozQ family protein: MKKSQNAPVAGKTYETEDYQKNDVVSKGLAETHEQSSDTYTEGTIDGVMENVAGEDIPLQNTGHKK; the protein is encoded by the coding sequence ATGAAAAAATCACAGAATGCTCCTGTAGCGGGAAAAACCTACGAAACAGAAGACTATCAAAAGAACGATGTTGTCTCAAAAGGGCTTGCTGAGACCCATGAGCAATCATCAGATACCTATACAGAGGGCACTATTGACGGCGTGATGGAAAATGTCGCTGGAGAAGATATTCCCCTTCAAAATACCGGTCATAAAAAATAA
- a CDS encoding LysE family transporter → MGTFFPYILLGVSLAAPVGPVNAAQLDKGIRNGFFHAWVFGLGALAADVIYMMMVYFGVSQFINTPFMKTFLYLFGFFVLTYTGIESLINTAKINVTERNKQDNSLFKSFFSGFLMSISNPLTILFWLGIYGSVLAKSAESFSNKSFILCSLAIISGILLWDLIMALISGIARRLLHSNMLYVISVLSSLSMIGFGLYFAYQAYKALF, encoded by the coding sequence ATGGGTACTTTTTTTCCTTATATATTATTAGGCGTTTCATTGGCGGCACCTGTTGGTCCTGTTAACGCTGCACAATTGGACAAGGGAATCAGAAATGGTTTTTTTCATGCCTGGGTGTTCGGGCTTGGTGCATTGGCGGCTGATGTCATTTATATGATGATGGTTTATTTTGGAGTAAGTCAGTTTATAAACACACCATTTATGAAAACCTTTTTGTATTTGTTTGGTTTCTTCGTACTGACGTATACCGGAATAGAAAGCTTGATTAATACAGCCAAAATTAATGTGACAGAAAGGAATAAACAGGACAATTCTTTGTTTAAGTCGTTTTTTTCTGGGTTTTTAATGTCTATTTCCAATCCTTTAACCATTCTCTTCTGGCTTGGAATATATGGCTCTGTATTGGCAAAATCAGCAGAGAGCTTTTCTAATAAGTCCTTCATATTATGCAGCTTGGCTATTATCTCAGGAATTTTATTATGGGATCTCATAATGGCCCTCATTTCAGGCATTGCAAGAAGGCTGCTTCATTCTAATATGCTGTATGTAATTTCTGTTTTGTCATCTTTATCAATGATTGGTTTCGGACTTTATTTTGCTTACCAAGCATATAAGGCTTTATTCTGA
- the tyrS gene encoding tyrosine--tRNA ligase, giving the protein MNLLEDLHWRGIVYQQTDEEGLKDVLADEKISLYCGVDPTADSMHIGHLLPFLTLRRFQNAGHTPIVLVGGATGLIGDPSGKSEERNLQTLDAIGHNVKCLQKQLEKIFDFGGDNGAVMVNNYDWAGKMDIVTFLRDYGKHIGINYMLAKDTISSRLETGISFTEFTYTILQALDFLHLYENHNCKLQIGGSDQWGNITTGLELIRKNSAEGAKAYGLTIPLVTKADGTKFGKTESGAIWLDPEKTTPYEFYQFWINTADADVIKYLKFFTFLSKETIEELEQSLQAEAHLRKAQKALAEEMTKMIHGEAALEQAMKITEALFSGDIKNLTASEIKQGFKDVPTYKHEEGDAVLVDLLVAAGIVSSKRQAREDITNGAVYVNGERKQDLDYVLGEEDRIEGQFTVIRRGKKKYYLIQY; this is encoded by the coding sequence GTGAATTTACTTGAGGATTTACATTGGAGAGGCATCGTTTACCAGCAAACAGATGAAGAGGGCTTAAAAGATGTTTTAGCTGACGAAAAAATCAGCTTATACTGCGGGGTGGACCCGACTGCAGACAGCATGCATATCGGACACTTGCTGCCGTTTTTGACATTGAGACGCTTCCAAAATGCAGGACATACACCAATCGTGCTTGTCGGCGGAGCAACAGGTCTTATTGGTGATCCGAGCGGAAAGAGCGAAGAAAGAAATCTGCAAACACTAGATGCAATCGGACATAACGTTAAATGTCTGCAAAAACAGCTCGAGAAAATATTTGATTTCGGTGGCGATAATGGTGCGGTGATGGTTAATAACTATGACTGGGCTGGCAAGATGGATATCGTTACATTCCTAAGAGATTACGGCAAGCATATCGGCATCAATTACATGCTGGCAAAAGACACAATCTCCTCAAGATTGGAAACAGGTATTTCCTTTACAGAATTCACCTACACAATCTTACAGGCCCTTGATTTCTTGCATCTTTACGAAAACCATAACTGTAAGCTGCAAATTGGCGGCAGTGACCAATGGGGAAATATTACGACAGGATTAGAGCTTATCCGTAAAAATAGTGCAGAAGGTGCAAAAGCTTACGGATTAACGATTCCGCTTGTAACGAAAGCTGATGGAACTAAATTTGGTAAAACAGAAAGTGGTGCTATTTGGCTTGATCCGGAAAAGACTACACCGTATGAGTTCTACCAATTCTGGATTAATACAGCAGATGCTGATGTGATTAAATACTTGAAATTCTTTACATTCCTTTCAAAAGAAACAATTGAAGAATTGGAGCAATCATTACAGGCTGAAGCTCATTTAAGAAAGGCGCAAAAAGCTCTAGCTGAAGAAATGACAAAAATGATTCACGGCGAAGCAGCGTTAGAGCAGGCCATGAAAATTACGGAAGCACTTTTCAGCGGAGACATTAAAAACCTGACAGCATCTGAGATTAAGCAAGGCTTTAAGGATGTTCCAACATACAAGCATGAAGAAGGTGATGCAGTTCTAGTTGACCTGTTAGTAGCTGCTGGCATTGTATCATCGAAAAGGCAAGCTCGTGAGGACATAACAAATGGTGCTGTGTACGTCAATGGTGAGCGAAAGCAGGATTTGGACTATGTTTTAGGTGAAGAGGATCGTATTGAAGGACAGTTCACCGTTATTAGAAGAGGGAAAAAGAAATACTACTTAATTCAATATTAA